The window TAATATATTTTCTGGACTTGATAAATTAGGTTTTGATGTAAAAAATATAGATATATACGAAAAAAAGAAAAAGGTAGAGAAGAAAAGAGGAAATTTTGTTATAAAAGAAACACCCAAATTAAAAGTCGCCGACATTCTGTATGACCGAAAAGTAATGTGTCCCGTATGTGGTGAGTACTTTGTCACACGGTCGGTGCGAGCCGGTAAATCCAAACTACTATCTGTGGATACTGACCTAAGACCTAAGTATGATATTATTACACCCTATGCTTATGATGTTATTCTATGCAATGGCTGCGGATATACCGCTTTAAATCGTTTTTTTAAAAAAATCACACCTAGGCAGTCAGAATGGATAAAAACACATATATCGAATCATTATCGGGGTAAGATGTATCCTGATGAATATACCTTTGAGATGGCTATAGAACGGTACAAATTAGCATTATTGAATGCTGTCATTAAAAAATCAAAAACCAGTGAAAAAGCTTATATCTGTCTAAAGATATCATGGCTCTATCGGTCGTACATAGAAGATTTAGTGAAAATGTCAAGTAGCGATAATTACAAACTTATAGAAACATGTCATAAAAATGAGTATGCGTTTATTGAGAAAGCTTATGAAGGTTTTATAGGGACTTATGAAAATGAATCCTTTCCAGCTTGTGGTATGGAAGAAATAACCATCATGTATCTCATAGGCGATTTAGCGCGAAGGCTTGGGTATCTCACAGAAGCATCCAAATGGATTTCACGGGTTATTATCACGAATGATGCCAATAATCGCCTAAAAGAAAAGGCAAGACAAGTAAAAGAACTCATTAAGAAAGCACAAAAAGAAGCCCATAACGATAAGCAGAAAGAAGCTTAAAAAGGGCGCAAAATAACGTCAATATCGTAGGCAACTATAAAAGCTTAACCTCTTATAGTTGCCAAAAACTTCTAGCCAACAAAATTGCTTTTTATAAGACAGCCCCTATTGTTAATCCTCATCCGTTATAAGACTATTCGATTTCACCATGGACCTTACAAGGGCATCTCGTGAGTTTTTCCAAGGTTCATCTGCAAAACGATAATCGGATTTTTTTATAAACCAATCAAGGTCATCTTGAACACGCTGAAGGTTGTCCAGTTGTATAGGCACTATCGTATCTAAGAAGCTTTTTAGTGCGTGATCATTCAGATGTTTTGGACCTTCTTGGTAAATATCTGCAAAATGTTCAAGGCAAAAGCCCTTACATGTTTTAACCAAATCCACAAATGTTTTATCTTTTTTCCAAAGATAGAAAAAGGTATCTACATAGCGGTTAAATGTATCTTGAACCTTATCACAAATATAACACTTAGAGGATTGTTCCTTTAGATAAGTGGTTAATTTTTGCTCAGATGCTTCTTTTTTTAGGAAGCTTTTTTTCGGTTTTTTTACGGGGTCAGTAAGAAGTTTTTCAAGTGAATGCTTGGTAACGTCCATATGGCTATGTAGCATCAAAGCTAAACCTAATCGGTTCTTTTGACTGTATAATTTGGTGAGATGTTCTTTACAGAAACCCAATTCATTGGTCTTCTCACGAACATCCGTTTCCATGTAGGAAGGTCCTAGAACAAAGTTAATTGCTTGGGTTTCTAATGTATGGTACATATAGCAGAATGGACATTCATTTGATTCTTTAAATGCATCCATAACAGGGATTGTGTAGATTGTTTCTTTCATGGTTTCACCTACCTCTATCATGTGATTAATTAAGTTGTTGGTTCATGCCTTAGTTAGTACCCTATGGAATATATTGAGTATAGCATATGCAGACATTTAGTGATAGAGTTATTTTGATGAACAAAGGCAGGAGGTCTGATTATTCATGGAATATATAGTCGATAGGGGTAATATTGTTATACATAGTGCCTCAGATTTTGATATAGAACATATTTTAGAATGCGGTCAATGTTTTCGCTTTTATAAAATAGGAGAGAAGAATTATCGTGTGATTGCTCAGAGTCGCATCTTAGAAGTAACACAGATGCATAAGAAAGTCATCCTTCACCATACAACGGAAGAAGACTTCCTTCATATATGGCGGACTTACTTTGATTTAAAGCGAGACTATAGTGCCATTAAGCAGAAGCTAGGTAAGAT is drawn from Vallitalea pronyensis and contains these coding sequences:
- a CDS encoding DUF2225 domain-containing protein produces the protein MSNIFSGLDKLGFDVKNIDIYEKKKKVEKKRGNFVIKETPKLKVADILYDRKVMCPVCGEYFVTRSVRAGKSKLLSVDTDLRPKYDIITPYAYDVILCNGCGYTALNRFFKKITPRQSEWIKTHISNHYRGKMYPDEYTFEMAIERYKLALLNAVIKKSKTSEKAYICLKISWLYRSYIEDLVKMSSSDNYKLIETCHKNEYAFIEKAYEGFIGTYENESFPACGMEEITIMYLIGDLARRLGYLTEASKWISRVIITNDANNRLKEKARQVKELIKKAQKEAHNDKQKEA
- a CDS encoding DUF6062 family protein: MKETIYTIPVMDAFKESNECPFCYMYHTLETQAINFVLGPSYMETDVREKTNELGFCKEHLTKLYSQKNRLGLALMLHSHMDVTKHSLEKLLTDPVKKPKKSFLKKEASEQKLTTYLKEQSSKCYICDKVQDTFNRYVDTFFYLWKKDKTFVDLVKTCKGFCLEHFADIYQEGPKHLNDHALKSFLDTIVPIQLDNLQRVQDDLDWFIKKSDYRFADEPWKNSRDALVRSMVKSNSLITDED